In the Populus trichocarpa isolate Nisqually-1 chromosome 1, P.trichocarpa_v4.1, whole genome shotgun sequence genome, one interval contains:
- the LOC18095284 gene encoding egg cell-secreted protein 1.1: protein MAFNLKLSLFIAFLACSSLDCYKARARPSASVSNLMARLKLDGDSQNNCWDSLVQLQACSGEIILFFLNGETQLGRSCCQALRTIGEHCWPNMIDTLGFTAEEGQILEGYCDKAADPTTPSPPAPSVMPAKVVPKQT from the coding sequence ATGGCTTTTAACCTTAAGCTCTCTCTTTTCATTGCTTTCTTGGCATGCAGCAGCTTGGACTGCTACAAGGCCAGGGCACGACCATCGGCCTCAGTCTCAAACCTCATGGCTCGCTTAAAACTAGACGGAGACTCACAGAATAATTGCTGGGACTCTTTGGTGCAACTACAAGCATGTTCAGGGGAGATTATTCTTTTCTTCCTGAACGGCGAGACTCAGCTTGGTCGTAGCTGTTGCCAGGCCTTGAGGACCATCGGTGAACATTGCTGGCCTAACATGATTGACACACTCGGGTTTACAGCTGAAGAGGGACAAATTCTTGAGGGATACTGCGACAAAGCTGCCGATCCCACCACTCCGTCGCCACCAGCACCATCTGTAATGCCTGCTAAGGTCGTTCCAAAGCAAACTTAA